A section of the Corvus hawaiiensis isolate bCorHaw1 chromosome 16, bCorHaw1.pri.cur, whole genome shotgun sequence genome encodes:
- the SMG1 gene encoding serine/threonine-protein kinase SMG1 isoform X2 yields MTGNPGGYSVNGGSGENTYGRKSLGQELRVNNVTNPDFTSVPHGNRALATKDMRKSQERPLSYSDESRLSNLLRRITREDDRDRRLATVKQLKEFIQQPENKLVLVKQLDNILTAIHDVLNESSKLLQELRQEGACCLGLLCASLSYEAEKIFKWIFSKFSSSTKDEVKLLYLCATYKALETVGEKKAFSSLMQLVMTSLQSILENVDTPELLCKCVKCILLVSRCYPHIFSTNFRDTVDILVGWHIDHTQKPSLTQQVSGWLQSLEPFWVADLTFSTTLLGQFLEDMEAYAEDLSHVASGESVDEDIPPPSVSLPKLAALLRVFSTVVRSIGERFSPIRGPPITEAYVTDVLYRVMRCVTAANQVFFSEAVLTAANECVGVLLGSLDPSMTIHCDMVITYGLDQMENCQTCGTDYVISVLNLLTLIVEQINTKLPSSFVEKLFIPESKLLVLRYHKEKEVVAAALAVYQAVLSLKNIPVLETAYRLILGEMTCALNSLLHSLHLPEACSEIQHDSFKKLISNVDNAKFVVIFDLSALSTIGNAKNSLIGMWALSPTVFALLSKNLMIVHGDIAVHFPAVQYAVLYTLYSHCSRHDHFISSSLSSSSPSLFDGAVISTVTTATKKHFSIILNLLGLLLKKDNLTQDTRKLLTTWALEVALLMKKSETYAPLFSLPSFHKFCKGLLANTLLEDVNICLQACSSLHALSSSLPDDLLQRCVDVCRVQLVHSGARVRQAFGKLLKSIPLDVVLSNRTHTEIQEISLAIRSHMSKAPSNTFHPQDFSDVISFILYGNLHRTGKDNWLERLFYSCQRLDKRDQPTIPRNLLKTDAVLWQWAVWEAAQFTVLSKLRTPLGRAQDTFQTIEGIIRSLAAHTLNPDQDVSQWTTADNDEGHSSNQLRLVLLLQYLENLEKLMYNAYEGCANALTSPPKVIRTFFYTNRQTCQDWLTRIRLSIMRVGLLAGQPAVTVRHGFDLLTEMKTNNSISQGNELEVTIMMLVEALCELHCPEAIQGIAVWSSAVVGKSLSWINSVAQQAEGRFEKATAEYQEHLCSMTGVDCCITGFDKTVLKLANSSSVNNASPKHSLNGETRKTVLTKPSDSSPEVINYLGNKACECYISIADWSAVQEWQNMVHELKKSNSNTSINLKADFNYIKSLSSFESGQLTECTEQLELLPGENINLLAGGSKEKIDMKKLLPNMLSPDPRELQKAVEVQLLRSSVCLATAVNHIEQEQKWQSISENLIKYLKQTSRIAIGPLRLSTLTVSQSLPVLSTLQLYCSSALENTVCNRLTSEDCLVPLFNEALRSCKQHDVRPWMHALRYTMYQNLLMEKLKEPTVPIKSHLMELGLTAAKFARKRGNIALATRLLAQCSEVQLGKTTTAQDLVQHFKKLSAPGQIDEKWGPELDIEKTKLLYTAGQSTHAMEMLSSCAISFCKSAKAEYAVAKSILTLAKWIQAEWKEISGQLKQVYRARQQQNHTGLSTLSKNIYNLIDLPAVNTLEDEYPRIESESTVNIGVGEPDFILGQLYHLSSVQAPEVAKSWAALASWAYRWGRKVVDNASQGEGVRLLPREKSEVQSLLPDNIAEEDKEKIYGILGQAVCRPAGIQDEDITLQITENEDNEEDDMVDVIWRQLLTSCPWLSDLDENATEGLIKVWRKVVDRIFSLYKLSCSAYFTFLKLNAGQVPLDEEDPRLHLRNTSEQSTDDVIVMATLRLLRLLVKHAGELRQYLEHGLETTPTAPWRGIIPQLFSRLNHPEVYVRQSICNLLCRVAQDSPHLILYPAIVGTISLSSESQTSGNKLPSAIPTLLGNIQGEELLGGECDGGSTPASQESSKDDTKAGLNDDQAMMQDCYSKIVEKLSAANPTMVLQVQMLVAELRRVTVLWDELWLGVLLQQHMYVLRRIQQLEDEVKRVQNNNTLRKEEKIAIMREKHTALMKPIVFALEHVRSITAAPAETPHEKWFQDNYGDAIENALEKLKNPLNPAKPGSSWLPFKEVMLSLQQRAQKRASYILRLEEISPWLAAMMNTEIALPGEVSTRDTVTIHSVGSTITILPTKTKPKKLLFLGSDGKNYPYLFKGLEDLHLDERIMQFLSIVNTMFATINRQETPRFHARHYSVTPLGTRSGLIQWVDGATPLFGLYKRWQQREAALQAQKAQDSYQTPQNPGIVPRPSELYYSKIGPALKAVGLSLDVSRRDWPLNVMRAVLEELMEATPPNLLAKELWSSCTTPDEWWRVTQSYARSTAVMSMVGYIIGLGDRHLDNVLIDMTTGEVVHIDYNVCFEKGKSLRVPEKVPFRMTHNIETALGVTGVEGVFRLSCEQVLHIMRRGRETLLTLLEAFVYDPLVDWTAGGEAGFAGAVYGGGGQQAENKQSKREMERDITRSLFSSRVAEIKVNWFKNRDEMLAVLPKLDSSLEEYLNLQEQLTDVEKLQGKLLEEIEFLEGAEGVDHPSHTLQHRYSEHTQLQSQQRAVQEAIQVKLNEFEQWITHYQTAFSNLEATQLASLLQEISTQMDLGPPSYVPATAFLQNAGQAHLISQCEQLEGEVGALLQQRRSVLRGCLEQLHNYATVALQYPKAVFQKHRIEQWKTWMEELICNMTIERCQDVFRKYEMQYAPQPPPSMCQFITATEMTLQRYAADINSRLIRQVERLKQEAVTVPVCEEQLKEIERCIKVFLHENGEEGSLSLASVIISALCALTRRNLMMEGAASSAGEQLVDLTSRDGAWFLEELCSMSGNVTCLVQLLKQCHLVPQDLDIPNPMEASEAVHLANGVYISLQELNSNFRQIIFPEALRCLMKGEYTLESMLHELDNLIEQTTDGVPLQTLVESLQAYLRNAAMGIEEETHTHYIDVARVLHAQYGELIQPRNGSVDETPKMSAGQMLLVAFDGMFAQVETAFGLLIEKLNKMEIPLAWRKIDIIREARSTQVNFFDDDNNRQVLEEIFFLKRLQTIKEFFRLCGTFSKTLSGISSLEDQNAVNGPVQIVNVKALYRNSCFSEDQMAKPIKAFTADFVRQLLIGLPNQALGLTLCSFISALGVDIIAQVEAKDFGAESKVSVDDLCKKAVEHNIQIGKFSQLVMNRATVLASSYDTAWKKHDLVRRLETSISSCKTSLQRVQLHIAMFQWQHEDLLISRPQAISVTPPPRSAILASMKKKLHTLSQIEASIATVQEKLAALEASIEQRLKWAGGANPALAPVLQDFDATIAERRNLVLKESQRASQVTFLCSNIIHFESLRTRTAEALNLDAALFELLKRCQQMCSFASQFNSSVSDLELRLLQRVGTGLEHPIGSSEWLHSAHKQLTQEISTQRTVQTEREQQIETVCETIQNLVDSIKTVLTGHNRQLGDVKHLLKAMAKDEEAALADGEDVPYDNSVRQFLGEYKSWQDNIQTVLFTLVQVMGQVRSQEHVEMLQEITPTLKELKTQSQSVYNNLVGFASPLVTDTANECSSPTSAATYQPTFAAAVRSNTGQKTQPEVMSQNARKLIQKNLATSADTPPNTVPGTGKSVACSPKKTARDPKTGKAVQERNSYAVSVWKRVKAKLEGRDVDPNRRMSVAEQVDFVIKEATNLDNLAQLYEGWTAWV; encoded by the exons CTTGTAATGACCAGCCTGCAGTCCATCCTAGAAAATGTTGATACCCCAGAGTTACTGTGCAAGTGTGTCAAGTGCATCCTTCTGGTGTCTCGATGCTACCCACACATTTTCAGCACCAATTTTAGG GACACAGTGGACATACTGGTTGGGTGGCACATAGATCACACTCAGAAACCTTCTTTGACGCAACAGGTCTCTG GATGGCTGCAGAGCTTGGAGCCCTTTTGGGTGGCTGATCTTACTTTTTCTACCACGCTCTTGGGTCAATTTTTGGAAGATATGGAAGCTTATGCTGAG GACCTCAGCCATGTGGCTTCTGGGGAATCTGTAGATGAGGATATTCCTCCTCCCTCGGTGTCGCTGCCTAAACTGGCTGCACTTCTTCGGGTGTTCAGTACTGTGGTGAGGAGCATTGGGGAGCGCTTCAGCCCCATCAGAGGACCACCAATTACAGAAGCTTATGTAACTGAT gTTCTGTACAGAGTAATGAGATGTGTGACTGCAGCAAACCAAGTGTTCTTTTCTGAAGCTGTGCTTACAGCTGCCAATGAGTGTGTTGGGGTTTTACTTGGCAGCCTGGATCCCAGTATGACCATACACTGCGACATGGTCATCACCTATGGATTAGATCAAATGGAAAATTGTCAGACTTGTGGCACTGACTATGTCATTTCGGTCCTCAATCTGTTGACACTG ATTGttgaacaaataaatacaaaactaCCATCATCATTTGTAGAGAAATTATTTATACCAGAGTCTAAACTACTTGTTCTTCGTTATCATAAGGAGAAAGAG GTTGTTGCAGCAGCCCTTGCTGTATACCAAGCTGTATTGAGCCTGAAGAACATTCCTGTTCTGGAGACTGCTTACAGGTTGATTCTAGGAGAAATGACCTGTGCTTTAAATAGTCTTCTCCATAGTTTACATCTTCCTGAGGCCTGTTCTGAAATCCAGCATGACTCTTTCAAGAAGCTTATATCCAACGTGGATAATGCCAAGTTTGTTGTTATATTTGACCTCAGTGCTCTAAGTACTATTGGAAATGCGAAAAACTCATTAATTGGG ATGTGGGCCCTTTCACCGACTGTGTTTGCACTGCTGAGTAAAAACCTGATGATTGTTCATGGTGACATAGCAGTTCACTTTCCTGCTGTCCAGTACGCAGTGCTCTATACATTGTACTCACACTGCTCCAG GCATGACCATTTCATATCCAGTAGCCTCagttcttcctctccctctctatTTGATGGAGCAGTTATAAGTACTGTAaccacagcaacaaaaaaacatttctcaaTCATACTGAACCTTTTGGGGCTACTGCTTAAGAAGGATAACCTTACTCAAGATACCAG GAAACTGCTTACAACGTGGGCTCTGGAAGTGGCTCTTCTGATGAAGAAGTCGGAAACATATGCACCAttattttctctcccatcttttcATAAGTTTTGCAAAGGACTTTTAGCAAACA CACTTCTGGAAGATGTGAACATTTGTCTTCAAGCATGTAGTAGCCTCCATGCCCTGTCTTCCTCCCTTCCAGATGACCTTTTACAAAG GTGTGTTGATGTGTGTCGTGTTCAACTAGTCCATAGTGGTGCTCGTGTGAGACAAGCTTTTGGAAAACTTCTGAAGTCAATTCCTTTAGATGTTGTGTTGAG TAACCGTACTCacactgaaatacaggaaatttcTTTGGCTATAAGAAGTCACATGAGCAAAGCTCCAAGTAATACATTCCACCCACAGGATTTCTCTGATGtcattagttttattttgtatgGGAATCTCCACCGAACTGG GAAGGATAATTGGTTAGAAAGGTTATTCTATAGCTGTCAGAGACTAGATAAGAGAGATCAGCCAACCATCCCTCGGAACCTGTTGAAGACTGATGCTGTCCTGTGGCAGTGGGCTGTCTGGGAAGCAGCTCAGTTCACTGTTCTCTCAAAGCTACGAACTCCTCTGGGGAGAGCCCAAGATACATTTCAAACAATTGAAG GTATTATTAGGAGCCTTGCAGCGCACACGTTAAACCCTGATCAAGATGTTAGCCAGTGGACTACTGCAGACAACGATGAAGGACACAGTAGCAACCAGCTTAGGCTTGTTCTCCTTCTGCAGTATTTGGAGAACTTGGAAAAACTGATGTACAATGCATATGAAGGATGTGCCAATGCCCTTACCTCTCCACCCAAG GTTATCAGGACGTTCTTTTACACCAATCGTCAGACATGCCAGGATTGGCTGACACGGATTAGACTTTCCATCATGAGGGTTGGGTTGCTGGCTGGCCAGCCTGCTGTGACAGTCAGACATGGATTTGATTTgctcacagaaatgaaaactaaTAATAGCATCTCTCAG GGAAATGAATTGGAAGTGACAATTATGATGCTGGTAGAAGCATTATGTGAGCTTCACTGTCCTGAAGCTATTCAGGGTATTGCTGTCTGGTCTTCTGCTGTGGTTGGGAAGTCTCTCTCCTGGATCAATTCCGTAGCTCAGCAAGCAGAAGGGCG GTTTGAAAAAGCGACTGCGGAATACCAGGAGCACCTCTGCTCCATGACTGGAGTGGATTGCTGTATAACAGGCTTTGACAAGACTGTTCTGAAGTTGGCCAATTCAAGCAGTGTGAATAATGCCAGCCCAAAGCATTCCTTGAATG GAGAAACTAGAAAAACTGTTCTGACTAAGCCAAGTGACTCTTCTCCTGAAGTGATAAACTACCTGGGTAACAAGGCATGTGAATGTTACATTTCCATCGCGGACTGGTCTGCTGTTCAGGAGTGGCAAAACATGGTCcatgaactgaaaaaaagcaaTAGTAATACCTCAATCAACCTGAAAGCAGATTTTAACTACATAAA ATCTTTGAGCAGCTTTGAGTCTGGACAACTTACTGAGTGCACTGAACAACTAGAATTATTACCAGGAGAAAATATCAACCTGCTTGCAGGGGGATCCAAAGAAAAAATAG ACATGAAGAAGCTCCTTCCTAATATGCTAAGTCCTGATCCAAGAGAACTTCAAAAAGCAGTTGAAGTACAGCTTTTGAGAAGTTCAGTATGTCTGGCAACAGCTGTAAACCACATAGAACAGGAGCAAAAGTGGCAGTCAATATCTGA aaatcttATTAAGTACTTAAAGCAGACATCCCGCATCGCTATTGGGCCTTTGCGACTGTCCACGCTCACCGTGTCTCAGTCTTTACCAGTGTTGAGCACTCTGCAGTTGTATTGTTCTTCTGCTCTGGAAAACACTGTGTGCAACAGGCTCACATCAGAG GACTGTCTTGTACCTCTCTTCAATGAAGCTTTGAGGTCATGCAAGCAGCACGATGTAAGGCCATGGATGCATGCACTGAGGTACACGATGTACCAGAATCTGCTGATGGAAAAGCTTAAAG AACCAACAGTCCCAATTAAAAGCCATCTTATGGAACTGGGCTTAACAGCAGCTAAGTTTGCACGGAAGCGAGGAAACATCGCCCTGGCTACACGACTGCTCGCCCAGTGCAGTGAAGTTCAGCTGGGGAAAACCACCACTGCACAGGACTTAGTccagcactttaaaaaattgtCTGCACCAGGTCAGATAGATGAAAAATGGGGTCCTGAACTGGATATTGAGAAAACCAAGTTGTTATACACAGCAG GTCAGTCAACACATGCCATGGAAATGCTGAGTTCTTGTGCCATATCTTTCTGCAAGTCTGCCAAAGCCGAATATGCAGTTGCTAAATCTATTCTCACACTGGCTAAATGGATTCAAGCAGAATGGAAAGAGATCTCAGGACAGTTGAAACAAGTATACAGAGCTCGACAGCAGCAGAATCACACTGGTCTGTCTACCTTGTCTAAAAACATATATAATTTGATTGATCTGCCAGCTGTTAACACACTAGAAGATGAATACCCTAGGATTGAAAGTGAATCCACAG TAAACATTGGAGTTGGAGAACCAGACTTCATCTTGGGCCAGCTGTATCACTTGTCTTCAGTACAGGCACCTGAAGTAGCCAAGTCTTGGGCAGCCCTGGCTAGCTGGGCTTATAGATGGGGCCGCAAAGTAGTTGATAATGCCAG TCAGGGAGAAGGTGTTCGGCTGCTTCCCCGGGAGAAATCTGAGGTTCAGAGCTTGCTTCCAGACAACATTGCAGAGGAGGATAAAGAGAAAATCTATGGGATTCTTGGGCAGGCAGTGTGTCGGCCAGCTGGGATTCAA GATGAAGATATAACTCTACAAATCACTGAAAATGAGGACAATGAAGAAGATGATATGGTGGATGTGATATGGCGCCAGTTATTAACAAGTTGTCCCTGGCTTTCAGATCTTGATGAAAATGCAACAGAAGGATTAATTAAAGTCTGGAGGAAAGTTGTAGACAGAATCTTCAGTCTCTATAAACTGTCCTGCAGTGCATACTTCACTTTCCTCAAACTCAATGCTGGTCAG GTTCCACTTGATGAAGAAGATCCCAGACTGCACTTAAGAAACACCTCTGAGCAAAGCACTGATGATGTAATTGTGATGGCAACCCTCAGACTGTTACGATTGCTTGTGAAACATGCTGGAGAACTTAGACAGTATCTAGAGCATGGGCTAGAAACTACACCTACTGCTCCTTGGAGAG GTATCATACCCCAGCTTTTCTCCCGCCTCAATCACCCAGAAGTGTACGTTCGTCAGAGCATCTGCAACTTACTGTGTCGGGTTGCTCAGGATTCTCCTCATCTCATCCTCTATCCTGCAATAGTGGGAACCATTTCACTTAGCAGTGAGTCCCAGACCTCAG GAAACAAGCTGCCTTCTGCCATCCCTACTTTGCTAGGTAATATTCAAGGAGAAGAACTGTTGGGTGGTGAATGTGATGGAGGGAGCACCCCAGCTTCCCAGGAAAGTAGTAAAGATGATACCAAAGCTGGATTAAATGATGATCAAGCAATGATGCAAGACTGCTACAGCAAAATTGTGGAGAAGCTCTCTGCTGCAAATCCAACAATGGTATTGCAG GTTCAGATGCTCGTGGCTGAGCTGCGCAGAGTTACAGTTCTCTGGGATGAGCTTTGGTTGGGAGTTTTACTGCAGCAGCACATGTACGTCCTCAGACGGATTCAACAACTGGAAGATGAGGTCAAGAGGGTCCAAAACAACAACACTTTACGGAA agaggagaaaatagCAATCATGCGTGAAAAGCACACAGCTCTGATGAAGCCCATTGTGTTTGCTTTGGAACATGTGAGGAGcatcactgcagctcctgcagaaactCCTCATGAGAAATGGTTTCAGGATAACTATGGAGATGCAATTGAAAATGCACTAGAGAAACTTAAGAATCCTTTGAATCCCGCTAAACCTGGAAGCAGCTGGCTCCCATTTAAAGAG GTAATGCTAAGTTTGCAGCAAAGAGCACAGAAACGGGCCAGTTACATCTTACGCCTTGAAGAAATCAGTCCTTGGTTGGCTGCCATGATGAACACTGAAATTGCACTTCCTGGAGAGGTGTCCACCAGGGACACAGTCACCATCCACAGTGTGGGCAGCACCATCACCATCCTgcccaccaaaaccaaacctaaaaagctgcttttcctgggttCAGATGGGAAGAACTATCCCTACCTGTTCAAAG GTTTGGAGGACTTGCATCTGGATGAAAGAATCATGCAGTTCTTGTCCATTGTGAACACCATGTTTGCTACGATTAACCGGCAAGAGACGCCGCGGTTCCACGCCAGGCACTACTCGGTGACGCCGCTGGGAACGAGGTCAGGCCTCATCCAGTGGGTGGATGGAGCCACGCCTTTGTTTGGGCTTTACAAGCGCTGGCAGCAGCGGGAAGCTGCCTTACAGGCACAAAAG GCTCAGGACTCTTACCAGACCCCTCAGAATCCTGGAATAGTTCCTAGACCCAGTGAACTTTACTACAGTAAAATTGGACCTGCTTTAAAGGCAGTCGGGCTTAGTCTTGACGTGTCACGTCGTGACTGGCCCTTGAATGTCATGAGGGCTGTTCTGGAAGAACTGATGGAAGCAACTCCCCCGAATCTCCTCGCTAAGGAGCTCTGGTCATCCTGTACCACACCAGATGAGTGGTGGAGAGTTACACAG TCGTATGCAAGATCCACTGCAGTTATGTCCATGGTTGGCTACATCATTGGTCTTGGAGACAGACATCTGGATAATGTTCTTATAGATATGACTACAGGAGAAGTTGTCCACATAGATTATaatgtttgctttgaaaaag GAAAGAGCCTCAGGGTCCCAGAGAAGGTTCCGTTCCGGATGACGCACAACATCGAAACAGCGCTGGGAGTGACAGGAGTGGAAGGAGTGTTCAGGCTCTCTTGTGAACAG GTCCTTCACATTATGCGGCGTGGGAGAGAGACTTTGCTTACCCTGCTGGAAGCCTTTGTTTATGATCCACTGGTGGACTGGACAGCTGGAGGCGAGGCAGGATTTGCTGGAGCTGTCTATGGTGGTGGTGGCCAGCAGGCTGAAAACAAACAGAGCaaaagggaaatggaaagggATATTACACGGAGTCTCTTTTCCTCGAGGGTGGCTGAGATAAAG GTTAACTGGTTTAAGAACAGAGATGAAATGCTTGCTGTGCTGCCAAAACTGGACAGTAGTTTGGAGGAGTATCTGAACCTGCAGGAGCAGTTAACAGATGTAGAAAAGTTGCAAGGAAAACTACTGGAAGAGATAGAATTTCTGGAAGGTGCAGAAGGAGTGGATCATCCCTCCCACACGCTTCAGCACAG GTATTCTGAGCACACACAGTTGCAGTCTCAACAAAGAGCTGTCCAGGAAGCCATCCAGGTGAAGCTGAATGAGTTTGAGCAGTGGATAACACATTACCAAACTGCCTTCAGTAATTTAGAGGCAACGCAACTTGCAAGTCTGCTCCAAGAAATTAGCACACAAATGGACCTAG GTCCTCCAAGTTATGTCCCAGCAACAGCATTTCTGCAAAATGCAGGCCAGGCCCATCTAATCAGTCAGTGTGAACAACTGGAAGGAGAAGTTGGTgctcttctgcagcagagaagaTCCGTGTTACGTGGCTGCCTGGAACAATTGCACAACTATGCAACAGTAGCTCTGCAGTATCCAAAAGCTGTGTTTCAGAAGCACCGAATAGAGCAGTGGAAAACCTGGATGGAAGAACTCATTTGTAACATGACAATAGAGCGTTGTCAGGATGTCTTTAGGAA gtaTGAAATGCAGTACGCTCCTCAGCCGCCTCCGAGCATGTGTCAGTTCATAACGGCCACGGAAATGACCCTGCAGCGCTATGCAGCCGACATCAACAGCAGGCTGATCAGGCAGGTGGAGCGGCTGAAGCAGGAGGCAGTCACTGTGCCTGTGTGCGAGGAGCAGCTCAAGGAGATCGAGCGCTGCATCAAAGTGTTCCTGCACGAGAACGGCGAGGAGGGCTCGCTGAGCTTGGCCAGCGTCATCATCTCCGCTCTGTGCGCGCTGACGAG GCGAAACCTGATGATGGAAGGCGCAGCGTCgagtgctggagagcagctggttGATTTGACTTCCAGAGATGGAGCCTGGTTCCTGGAGGAGCTTTGCAGCATGAGTGGGAATGTCACGTGCCTTGTGCAGCTGCTGAAGCAGTGTCATCTTGTACCCCAGGACTTAGATATTCCAAACCCCATGGAAGCATCAGAAGCTGTCCACTTAGCCAATGGAGTATATATCTCACTTCAG GAATTGAACTCAAACTTCCGACAGATCATTTTCCCTGAAGCACTTAGGTGCTTAATGAAAGGAGAGTATACTTTAGAGAGTATGCTCCATGAATTGGATAATCTTATAGAGCAAACAACTGATGGAGTGCCTTTGCAAACGTTGGTTGAATCTCTCCAAGCCTACTTACGAAATGCTGCTATGGGTATAGAGGAGGAGACACATACTCATTACATTGATGTTGCAAG agTACTTCATGCTCAGTATGGTGAACTGATTCAGCCAAGAAATGGTTCAGTTGATGAAACTCCCAAAATGTCAGCTGGTCAGATGCTTTTGGTAGCTTTTGACGGAATGTTTGCTCAAGTGGAAACTGCATTTGGTTTATTGATTGAAAAG CTAAACAAGATGGAGATACCTCTTGCTTGGCGTAAGATTGACATAATTAGGGAAGCCCGCAGCACCCAAGTTAACTTCTTTGATGATGACAATAATCGGCAAGTTCTGGaggaaattttctttctgaagagaCTGCAAACAATTAAAGAATTTTTCAGGCTCTGTGGTACCTTTTCTAAAACACTGTCAG GAATCAGTTCACTTGAAGACCAGAATGCAGTAAATGGACCTGTTCAAATTGTCAATGTGAAAGCCCTTTACAGGAACTCTTGTTTTAGTGAAGATCAAATGGCCAAGCCAATTAAGGCTTTTACAGCAGACTTTGTGAGGCAGCTTTTAATTGGCCTTCCAAATCAAGCTTTGGGACTGACCTTGTGCAGTTTCATCAGCGCCCTGGGTGTCGATATCATTGCTCAGGTAGAGGCTAAAGACTTTGGAGCAGAAAGCAAAGTTTCTGTGGATGACCTGTGCAAGAAAGCTGTGGAGCACAATATCCAGATTGGCAAGTTCTCGCAGCTGGTGATGAACAGGGCCACAGTCCTGGCCAGCTCCTACGACACCGCCTGGAAGAAGCACGACCTGGTGCGGCGGCTGGAAACCAGCATTTCCTCGTGCAAGACCAGCCTGCAGAGAGTGCAGCTGCACATTGCCATGTTCCAG TGGCAGCATGAAGATCTCCTCATCAGTCGCCCCCAGGCTATTTCTGTCACTCCTCCACCTCGGTCTGCAATTTTAGCCAGCATGAAAAAGAAACTTCACACGCTCAGTCAGATTGAAGCTTCCATTGCAACGGTCCAG GAGAAACTAGCAGCACTTGAAGCAAGTATTGAGCAGCGTTTAAAATGGGCAGGAGGTGCTAATCCTGCACTGGCCCCAGTCTTGCAAGATTTTGATGCCACTATAGCTGAAAGAAGAAACCTTGTACTGAAAGAAAGTCAAAGAGCAAGTCAG GTCACTTTCCTTTGCAGTAATATCATTCATTTTGAAAGCTTACGTACAAGAACAGCAGAAGCCTTAAATCTTGATGCTGCATTGTTTGAACTCCTCAAACGCTGCCAACAAATGTGCTCCTTTGCATCCCAGTTCAACAGCTCCGTGTCTGACCTGGAGCTTCGCCTGCTGCAGAGAGTG GGCACTGGTCTTGAACATCCTATTGGCAGCTCTGAATGGCTTCACTCAGCTCACAAGCAGTTGACCCAGGAGATATCTACACAGAGAACAGTACAAACAGAAAGAGAACAGCAAATAGAAACAGTTTGTGAAACAATTCAGAATCTGGTGGATAGTATTAAAACTGTGCTCACGGGTCATAACAGACAACTTGGAGATGTCAAACATCTACTGAAAGCTATGGCAAAG GATGAAGAAGCGGCTTTGGCAGATGGTGAAGATGTTCCCTATGACAATAGTGTTAGGCAGTTCCTGGGCGAATATAAATCGTGGCAAGATAATATTCAGACAGTTCTGTTTACATTAGTTCAGGTTATGGGTCAAGTCCGCAGTCAGGAACATGTTGAAATGCTGCAGGAAATAACTCCCACCTTGAAAGAACTAAAAACACAGAGCCAAAG TGTCTACAATAATCTGGTGGGGTTTGCATCACCCTTAGTCACGGATACAGCAAATGAATGCTCCAGCCCAACTTCAGCTGCTACATATCAGCCAACCTTTGCTGCAG